One segment of Theobroma cacao cultivar B97-61/B2 chromosome 9, Criollo_cocoa_genome_V2, whole genome shotgun sequence DNA contains the following:
- the LOC18588154 gene encoding uncharacterized protein LOC18588154: protein MEPIAMCRSSRSCSYEKWVAIVLTILAVVSPLYVNQKSVSEAEFEEQSMDLASWLRLLLVLLILAFAFLLYLNQRFTRSDRHWIRSSSSSSYERLVAIGLVVLGVVSPLYTNRATVSELEPDEQPINFASWLPLLLLILILAIALSLYCDRSFTRFDPNWIHRVGGSSAGILLILLVLAFVLKCKASGLN, encoded by the coding sequence ATGGAGCCGATAGCTATGTGCAGGTCAAGCAGGTCTTGTTCATATGAGAAATGGGTGGCGATCGTCTTGACCATTTTAGCCGTGGTTTCACCTCTTTATGTTAACCAGAAGTCGGTTAGTGAAGCGGAGTTTGAAGAGCAATCCATGGACTTGGCTTCATGGTTGCGCCTGCTGCTTGTGCTACTGATCTTGGCTTTTGCTTTCTTACTTTACTTGAACCAGAGATTTACCAGGTCTGATCGTCATTGGATCAGGTCAAGCAGCTCTTCTTCATATGAGAGACTGGTGGCAATAGGTTTGGTCGTCTTAGGTGTGGTTTCACCTCTTTACACCAACAGGGCAACAGTGAGTGAGCTAGAACCTGATGAGCAGCCCATCAACTTTGCTTCTTGGCTGCCTCTGCTGCTATTGATATTAATCCTGGCCATTGCTTTGTCGCTTTACTGTGACAGAAGCTTTACGAGGTTTGATCCTAACTGGATTCACAGAGTTGGTGGTTCTTCTGCTGGAATCTTACTAATTCTTCTGGTTCTGGCATTTGTTTTGAAGTGTAAGGCTTCTGGTCTGAACTGA